The sequence gagaaagatgggggtataaGAAGTCCGGTTGGACTCTAGTTAGAGGGACCGAAagcgacgggagctccgctatgtgctaagtgttcgagcgtgagctcgtggtttgaacctggtggttctactgttgtgtactagtaaacttgatcgatctgaatctctctattgggagagagcgcatccccttttatagatgaagatgatggccttacaagtgagagggagagagtacatatgctactaagccttgttgcctatgtcgatgggtacaggatgatggtaggcggccacaatactgtttaatgttagatgcacatgggaggttgtgttgtcttcttcgggtatgacaTACGTCGgcacctgccacactgttgatacctagaggcatgcaaggggttttaccatgttcgcctagtacgGTAAATGCCAACGTCCACAACATTGTCGATGCCaaaaggcatgtgggggagccttatcgtatgggagttaatggcgcccacaatactgtaggggaaaatgtcggcgcctacaagactgcttgggttctatcgtgccagggaggttgcagagtactgtttctgcaaGTGTACAAGGTACGGTCCCCGGTATTGCgggttgacttgtgcgccctgccttactttctccattcgtTTCCTGGtctttaccgagcgggcgtctccgatcggttggtcccagtcggctctgatcgcgctagtcggagaagagaaGTGAGCtggggtttggcgcatccccgaTCGGAGACGCGGGTCAGGGTCGGAAgcggtgttttggccaggccttctggtcggagaggccgtcaggaggcgggctggagaccgaagcgagcgctccggtcggagaggtgggccggagtcagagaAACAGGCGTCGTTCCTcatcggccaggccttccggttggtgactggatcgcccttctggcctatcatttaggtacttgggtcggcccatgagttacGCGTCGTTTGCAACGTTGCCTGTTGGGTCGAGCCTTTAtttgggaagctggttcatgagTGACCccaggtttataaacccgacacaaatattgcacgtattttttacaaatcaagtcaaacttgtggcacgcaCACCAACggcgacagttatttagggacggagggagtaagaaATAGTACTTGCGCGCGTGTGTGTGGTAGAGCTGACTTGGCTCGTCCATGTAGAATGGATTTTCTTGACGGGGTGCGCGAATTTCAACAAATTATGTAAAGCAGAAAATATCACTATCATGCTCTTACCAGATAAGAGAAGCTGGTAATAATAAGGCAAAATGGCATTCTACGACACAACTAACACGCTCGTTAGCCTCGTATACATACACTAGGATCAttcccgtgcgttgcaacgggaacaaAATAATATCCGAGCACATCAGCGTGGCCCGAGCGGTAGCCAAAGTCAAGATCAACGTACATGCGACACTTTGTCCACTGAGCTCTATTGGCAATAAAATTTGAGGTTTTCACTTAAAAGAAAATAGATTTGAGTCTTAATGATTTTTTTGTGAAAGTGTAAACATCTCTAATAGAAATGGTTGTCTAACAACAAAGTAATATTCTAATCTAACATATGAAACAAGTTGCAATTGGACCCATAACACCAAACAAATATGAAACAAGGTATGTCCAGTTGTAGAGACATGCTAATTTCAGTTACAACCCTTTTCGGAACAAAATAATACCCGATCACATCAGCGTGGCCCGAGCGGCAGCCAAAGTCAAGATCGACGTACACACAACACTTTGTCCACTGAGCTATGTTTGCAATAAAATTTGAGTTCTTCACTTCAAATGAAATAGATTTGAGTCTTAATGATTTCTTTGTGAAGGTGTAGACATCCCTAATATAAAATGGTTGTCTCACTTGTAGAGTGTTGAAATCAAAGTAATATTCTAAATTATCATATGAAACAAGTTGCAATTGGACCCATAACACCAAACAAATATGAAACAAGGTATGTCCGGTTGTAGGGACATGCTAATTTCATTTAGAGCCTTTTTTCGCAAGTCAAAGACATTATCTCAAGCTCACTTTCAACATTTATGGCAAATCAAAGTAATATAGATGATAACAAATAGTGCCAATATTTTATGTTGGACATGCTATTGGTCATGAAGTATGCAAGATTTTTGAAAAAAGTACATACATATACACTCATTAATTAGCATacctttagattttttttactacTTTTGTAATTAGGCCATCTGGGCGACAACGTTGTCGCACCCAAGTCGGTGGCGCGACAGAACAGGCCCCATCACACGCCACAACAAGCTTGGATAAGTGGTCCACGTCAGCGTGGCTCCCCTTGTCGCGCGTATGTGACACGACAATATGATGCTCGCGTGACCAAAAGGGTCTGCTTATTCTTTTTTagttatatataataataataaataaataatatagAGAGATATAGATAGCGATTGAGATTGAGATTGACAGTCAACGCGCGTGCACTGCCAAGCGGCAGAAATCCAACGTGGCCACGTGGGTGTCGACATGGGTTTCGCCGCCGTCGCGGTCGCGAGTCGATAGAACTGGGACGCCAGACGCGCGCGAGTGGTGCTGGGTACGTGGACGGCTGCGACTCGCCCACACGAAACGCCCGGTGCGGCGGCCTACTTCACTGGGCACTGGCCCATGTGCCACATGCGCTGGCTCCACCTAGATTCTGACAACGCCTCCCCAACTTGCTCGCCCCCGCAGCGACAACGCGCACTTGGATTCGGCGACCGCCGGAGCGCGGAGGGGGCAAGCGCCGATCCAGAGACGATGGCCGCCGCGGgctcctcgccgtcgtcgtcctcaAGCAAGCGGTGTGTGCCCTGCTCTTTACTTCATCCCCTCCCTCCATGGCTCGTGCCGTTCCCTGCTCCTCCACTCCCCAGTCCATGGCTGCTCCACAGCTCGGTTGCTGTTGCAGTTGAAACCCTGCTTGTTAAAAACAAGACCGATTATGCAAGATCTCGATCAAAGTTTCCACTTTTTTGCTGCGAAATGCGATGAATCGGATCCACCCAGCCAAAGGACTGTGCTCTTTCTGGTGGAATGTGATGCAATGGCTGAGAAGCTGTGCTTGTCTTTTAGTGAGCCAactgttctttttccccttcttTTTGGGAGGAAATCGTGTGCCAAGTGTATCCTTAACCATTCTACTATTCCAGACTTCCAGTATATATCGGCATACAGTCGATCGGGGTATTGTTCATGCGCACCAGCCATGAGGTTTATATAGGATTTAGAAATCTTTCATGAATCTGAGACTAAATCCAGTTGCAATCTCATATTAGTGTACGGAGCTGCTTCATCCGGTAGGCGGTAGCTGTGTTTTCGTTGTTCAAATTTGATCGTGCGTTTCTTCCCGAAGCACAGGTTGGAAGGGAAGGTGGCCCTCGTCACCGGTGGCGCCACCGGCATCGGCGAAGCCATCGTTCGCCTCTTCATGGAGCACGGCGCCAAGGTCTGTGTCGCGGACATCCAGGACGAAGCCGGGCAGCAGCTGCGTGACGCCCTGGGAGGCGACGCGCAGGGCGTCATGTTCGTCCACTGCGACGTGACGTCGGAGGAGGACGTGAGCCGCGCCGTGGACGCGGCGGCGGAGCGGTTCGGCGCGCTGGACGTGATGGTGAACAACGCGGGCGTGACGGGCACCAAGGTGACGGACATCCGTGCCGTGGACTTCGCCGAGGCGCGCAGGGTGCTCGACGTCAACGTGCACGGCGTGTTCCTGGGGATGAAGCACGCGGCGCGCGTCATGATCCCGCAGAAGCGGGGCTCCATCGTGTCGCTGGCCAGCGTGGCCAGCGCCATCAGCGGGATGGGCCCGCACGCGTACACGGCGTCCAAGCACGCCGTGGTCGGGCTCACCAAGAGCGTCGCCGCGGAGCTCGGCCGCCACGGGGTGCGCGTCAATTGCGTGTCCCCCTACGCCGTGCCCACGACGCTGTCCATGCCGCACCTGCCGACGCGCTCAAGGACTTCCTCGCCTTCGTCGGCGGCGCGGCCAACCTCAAGGGCGTCGACTTGATGCCCGAGGACGTCGCCCAGGCGGTGCTCTACCTGGCCAGCGACGAGGCGAGGTACGTCAGCGCGCTCAACCTCATGGTGGACGGCGGCTTCACAGCCGTCAACCTTAACCTCAAACCGTTCGAGGAGTAGCTCAGCTTGTTAGCAGCATTATTATCACTCTTGTTCTGCTGCTACTCTGAGTGAGATGTGGCTTGTTGTAAGGAGTGTCCGCAAGACTAATAAACCGCAGCATGTTACATGTAGCGAACAGATGATTGGACATTCTAAGTATCAATGCCGAATTCACGTATATGGCTGCTGAATGTGCTAACAAATGAATTTTCAGCAGTGCCTAAACAGGCAGGCAGAGTGATCATAGAAACTTTCACCATGCACCACGCAAAGAGATATATAAAAAGTGCTTTCTCCAGCAGTTGGAAAAATCATGTCGGTACATCATCAGTTCATCACACAAGCATTAACCAACAATTTCTTCACAATAGATGTAGATATTAATATTAACATTAACATAGCATATGTGATATGTGTATCCCTAAACCCGTGGTCTACATGCGGATTTGCGGTCCAACTCATTTGCATCGGTACATATATGCTACCCATGCTCTTTAAATAGAGCAAGTACAATTTTCCTGTGCAGCGTTGCTGTAGTGAGCATGCTATATAATGACCTTTCAAAATCAAGA is a genomic window of Miscanthus floridulus cultivar M001 unplaced genomic scaffold, ASM1932011v1 os_1776, whole genome shotgun sequence containing:
- the LOC136534305 gene encoding LOW QUALITY PROTEIN: zerumbone synthase-like (The sequence of the model RefSeq protein was modified relative to this genomic sequence to represent the inferred CDS: inserted 1 base in 1 codon): MCHMRWLHLDSDNASPTCSPPQRQRALGFGDRRSAEGASADPETMAAAGSSPSSSSSKRLEGKVALVTGGATGIGEAIVRLFMEHGAKVCVADIQDEAGQQLRDALGGDAQGVMFVHCDVTSEEDVSRAVDAAAERFGALDVMVNNAGVTGTKVTDIRAVDFAEARRVLDVNVHGVFLGMKHAARVMIPQKRGSIVSLASVASAISGMGPHAYTASKHAVVGLTKSVAAELGRHGVRVNCVSPYAVPTTLSMPHLPXALKDFLAFVGGAANLKGVDLMPEDVAQAVLYLASDEARYVSALNLMVDGGFTAVNLNLKPFEE